In Pseudomonadota bacterium, the genomic stretch GCGAGCTTCGCGCTGGCTGGCGTATTCCCGGCCGAATCGACGAGCTGCGCGTGACGACTTCACCTGCGAGTTTGTCGGAGTATTGGAAGAGCACAAGCGAACCGGTAGAATGGATGGATTGGACGGGACGGTGTGGTCGCTTCCTGGGAAAAGCTGAAGCCAAGAGAAATCGTCAGCCGGGTCGCGGCCAGTACACTGAAAGAATTCGCAGGTACCCGTGGGCGGGATCAGCTGCTGCTGGTGCGGTTGGCCGATGATCCCGGGGGCAAGGTGATCGCCGGGCTCGAGGCTACACAAGGGGGAGTGCGTGCGAGTATCGTTCCGACCCTGCACGTGCTCGACTATCACACCGACCTGGTGAATCTCCAGGAACCCGGGGAGGTCCGAAGGCTGTTGCGCAAAGCCGAACCCACCGACGAGCAGGTGCTTCGCAAGGAGCTCGAGTCGGTGCCCTACTTCGTCACGCCTCTGCGCAAGCGCCTGGCGGGTGGGACTTCGTCTTACATGGAGCGCATCTCGGTGGGGCGGGCTCGGAACATGGATATCGTGCTGCGTGACAGCAGCGTCTCCAAGTTCCACGCGTGGTTCGAAGTCGATGAGCACGGCACGTTCTATATAGCCGACGCGGGTAGCAAAAACGGCACACGCATCCGA encodes the following:
- a CDS encoding FHA domain-containing protein, with amino-acid sequence MVASWEKLKPREIVSRVAASTLKEFAGTRGRDQLLLVRLADDPGGKVIAGLEATQGGVRASIVPTLHVLDYHTDLVNLQEPGEVRRLLRKAEPTDEQVLRKELESVPYFVTPLRKRLAGGTSSYMERISVGRARNMDIVLRDSSVSKFHAWFEVDEHGTFYIADAGSKNGTRIRDRVVEPREPTSLSPLDELRFGSVTTTICPAETFWRLLRNRAAGGDGTGLA